From Rhodospirillaceae bacterium, the proteins below share one genomic window:
- a CDS encoding DNA-directed RNA polymerase subunit alpha — protein MNVQQKNWTDIIKPNGLATEFGSDPDRRATIIVQPLERGFGLTLGNALRRVLLSSLQGAAVTSIQIEGVLHEFSSISGVLEDVTDIVLNVKALALRMHGVSARRLSLRAQGPGAVTASQIEGVHDVEILNPDHVLMHLDEDIEVVMEMTVESGKGYVPAVQNRAEDSPIGLIPVDAIFSPVKKVSYKVENARVGQVTDLDKLSLTVETNGAVSPEDSVALAARILQDQLQLFINFEEPKQIVREEQEGDLPFNRNLLRKVDELELSVRSANCLKNDNIIYIGDLVQKTETEMLRTPNFGRKSLNEIKEVLSQMGLALGMEILDWPPENIEDLARKLEEPY, from the coding sequence ATGAACGTACAACAGAAGAACTGGACCGATATTATCAAGCCGAACGGTTTGGCGACCGAATTCGGCAGCGATCCCGACCGGCGAGCGACCATCATCGTTCAACCGCTGGAGCGCGGGTTCGGCCTGACCCTCGGTAACGCGCTGCGCCGGGTGTTGCTGTCCTCCCTGCAAGGCGCGGCGGTGACGTCGATCCAGATCGAGGGTGTGCTCCACGAATTTTCCTCAATTTCCGGCGTGCTCGAGGATGTCACTGACATTGTGCTCAACGTAAAGGCGCTGGCACTGCGCATGCATGGCGTGTCGGCACGCCGCCTCTCGCTGCGCGCGCAAGGGCCCGGCGCAGTGACCGCAAGCCAGATCGAGGGGGTCCACGACGTCGAAATTCTCAACCCCGATCATGTGCTGATGCATCTCGACGAGGATATCGAGGTCGTCATGGAAATGACCGTGGAGAGCGGCAAGGGCTATGTACCCGCGGTCCAGAACCGCGCCGAAGACTCTCCGATCGGCCTCATTCCGGTGGATGCCATTTTCAGCCCTGTCAAGAAAGTGTCCTACAAGGTCGAAAATGCGCGAGTCGGACAGGTGACCGACCTCGACAAGCTGTCCCTTACCGTCGAGACGAACGGCGCGGTTTCGCCGGAAGATTCCGTCGCCCTGGCAGCGCGCATCCTGCAGGATCAGCTGCAGCTCTTTATCAATTTCGAAGAGCCGAAGCAGATCGTCAGGGAGGAACAGGAAGGCGACCTGCCGTTCAACCGGAACCTGCTGCGCAAGGTGGACGAACTGGAACTGTCGGTCCGGTCGGCAAACTGCCTGAAGAACGATAACATCATCTATATCGGCGACCTTGTGCAGAAGACGGAAACGGAAATGCTGCGCACGCCGAACTTCGGCCGCAAGTCCTTGAACGAAATCAAGGAAGTGCTGTCGCAGATGGGGCTGGCTCTGGGAATGGAAATACTGGACTGGCCGCCGGAGAATATCGAAGACCTCGCCCGCAAGCTGGAAGAACCGTACTAG
- the rpsK gene encoding 30S ribosomal protein S11, whose translation MASPTTGRVRRRERKNITSGVAHVNASFNNTMITITDAQGNAISWSSAGSQGFKGSRKSTPYAAQIAAEDAGRKAQEHGMKTLEVEVKGPGGGRESALRALQSIGFNITAIRDVTPIPHNGCRPRKRRRV comes from the coding sequence ATGGCAAGTCCAACGACAGGGCGGGTTCGTCGCCGCGAACGGAAGAACATCACGTCCGGCGTCGCCCATGTGAACGCATCGTTCAACAACACGATGATCACGATCACCGATGCCCAGGGTAACGCAATTTCCTGGTCGTCGGCTGGCTCCCAAGGTTTCAAGGGATCGCGGAAGTCGACGCCCTACGCCGCGCAGATCGCCGCCGAGGACGCCGGCCGCAAGGCGCAGGAACACGGCATGAAGACCTTGGAAGTCGAGGTCAAGGGGCCGGGCGGCGGCCGCGAATCCGCGCTGCGCGCCCTGCAGTCGATCGGGTTCAACATTACCGCGATTCGCGATGTGACGCCGATACCACACAACGGCTGCCGGCCGCGCAAGCGCCGCCGGGTCTAG
- the rpsM gene encoding 30S ribosomal protein S13 → MARIAGVNIPTGKRVVIALTYIHGIGPAHARRIVETVGVPMEKRVNQLSDDEVVRIRETIDRTFQVEGDLRRETAMNIKRLMDLGCYRGLRHRKGLPVRGQRTHTNARTRKGKARPIAGKKK, encoded by the coding sequence TTGGCGCGAATTGCTGGTGTCAATATCCCGACCGGTAAACGGGTCGTCATCGCCTTGACCTATATCCATGGCATCGGCCCGGCCCATGCCCGGCGCATCGTCGAGACCGTGGGCGTACCGATGGAAAAGCGCGTGAATCAGCTTTCCGACGATGAGGTGGTGCGGATCCGCGAGACCATCGACCGGACCTTCCAGGTCGAGGGCGACCTGCGCCGCGAGACGGCGATGAACATCAAGCGGTTGATGGACCTCGGCTGCTATCGCGGCCTGCGGCACCGCAAGGGTTTGCCGGTCAGGGGCCAGCGCACACATACCAACGCGCGCACCCGCAAGGGCAAGGCGCGGCCGATCGCCGGTAAGAAAAAGTAA
- a CDS encoding adenylate kinase: MNIVLMGPPGCGKGTQAQRLQERFGMVHLSTGDMLRAAAAAGTEAGLRAKAILDRGDLVPDDMVVGIIVERIEDTEIRDKGFILDGFPRTVAQAEKLDDVLADKRIDIHHIIEMRVDEAALFARIERRAQESAGARADDNAETLKKRIVVYRQQTAPILPYYAKSGRLETVDGMAAIDDVTTQLAAIVENSTRTQRPAD, translated from the coding sequence TTGAATATCGTTCTGATGGGCCCGCCCGGGTGCGGAAAGGGCACCCAGGCCCAGCGCCTCCAGGAAAGATTCGGGATGGTTCACCTGTCGACCGGCGACATGCTGCGCGCGGCGGCGGCAGCGGGCACCGAAGCGGGTCTCAGGGCCAAGGCGATTCTCGACCGCGGCGACCTTGTGCCCGACGACATGGTCGTCGGCATCATCGTCGAGCGTATCGAAGATACCGAAATCCGTGATAAGGGCTTCATTCTGGACGGGTTTCCGCGCACCGTCGCCCAGGCCGAGAAACTGGACGATGTCCTTGCCGACAAGCGGATCGATATCCATCACATTATCGAGATGCGCGTGGACGAGGCCGCCCTGTTCGCCCGAATCGAGAGGCGGGCGCAGGAAAGCGCCGGAGCCCGGGCGGACGACAACGCCGAAACCCTGAAAAAGAGGATCGTCGTCTATCGGCAGCAGACCGCACCGATTCTGCCATATTACGCGAAATCCGGCCGTCTGGAGACGGTCGACGGTATGGCTGCGATCGATGACGTAACGACGCAACTGGCGGCGATAGTGGAAAACAGCACCCGAACGCAAAGGCCTGCTGATTGA
- the secY gene encoding preprotein translocase subunit SecY, translating into MAVTDRIAPSMGWSAFSKATDLKKRLWFTLGALIVYRLGTYIPIPGIDQQIFADIFAQINQGGGLLTVLSTFSGGALERMTIFALNIMPYISAAIIIQLLTAVSPKLDQLKKEGESGRKKINQYTRYLTVLLAAVQAYGVAVSLEGASSSAGNAVANPGMFFRATVVITLVGGTIFLMWLGEQITARGVGNGISLIIFAGIVASGPAAMAQLFEMGRRGSLSAFAIIAFVAMAVLVVAFVVFMERAQRRIVVQYPKRQQGNRQIGGEQSHIPLKLNTAGVIPPIFASSLLLLPATITGFSGQGGPEWLNVVNALMGRGQPLFLLIYIGMIAFFTFFYTAIVFNPQDTADNLRKYGGFIPGIRPGKPTADYLDHVLTRITVVGALYLCAVCALPEVLITQYAIPFYFGGTSLLIVVSVTMDTVAQIQGHMLAHQYEGLIRKSRLRGRKS; encoded by the coding sequence ATGGCAGTGACCGACAGAATTGCGCCGAGCATGGGCTGGAGCGCGTTTTCGAAGGCGACCGACCTGAAAAAGCGCCTGTGGTTCACGCTGGGCGCACTGATCGTTTACCGATTGGGGACCTACATCCCGATCCCCGGCATCGATCAACAGATTTTTGCCGACATTTTCGCCCAGATCAATCAGGGCGGCGGCCTGCTGACGGTGCTCAGCACCTTTTCCGGCGGGGCGCTGGAGCGCATGACCATCTTTGCGCTCAACATCATGCCCTATATCTCCGCGGCGATTATCATCCAGCTCCTGACCGCCGTGTCGCCGAAGCTGGATCAACTCAAGAAAGAAGGCGAATCCGGCCGGAAAAAAATCAACCAGTATACCCGCTATCTCACAGTGCTCCTGGCGGCTGTCCAGGCCTACGGCGTTGCCGTCAGCCTCGAAGGCGCCAGTTCGAGCGCCGGCAACGCGGTCGCCAACCCCGGCATGTTCTTCCGTGCGACCGTCGTTATCACGCTGGTCGGCGGCACGATTTTCCTGATGTGGCTGGGCGAGCAGATCACGGCGCGCGGTGTCGGCAACGGAATTTCGCTTATCATCTTCGCCGGCATCGTCGCCAGCGGTCCTGCCGCCATGGCGCAATTGTTTGAGATGGGCCGCCGGGGCTCGCTGTCCGCTTTCGCGATCATCGCTTTCGTCGCCATGGCGGTCCTGGTTGTCGCCTTTGTGGTGTTTATGGAGCGGGCGCAACGAAGAATTGTCGTCCAGTATCCCAAACGGCAGCAGGGCAACCGGCAGATCGGCGGCGAGCAATCGCACATCCCGCTCAAGCTCAACACCGCCGGTGTGATTCCGCCGATCTTTGCGAGTTCTCTGTTGCTTCTCCCGGCAACGATCACCGGCTTTTCCGGGCAGGGCGGGCCGGAATGGCTGAACGTGGTGAATGCACTGATGGGACGCGGCCAGCCGTTGTTCCTGCTGATCTATATCGGCATGATTGCCTTCTTCACATTCTTCTACACGGCGATCGTCTTCAATCCGCAGGACACCGCGGACAATCTGCGCAAATATGGCGGCTTCATACCCGGAATCCGCCCGGGTAAGCCGACAGCCGACTATCTCGACCATGTGCTTACGCGAATTACCGTCGTCGGCGCGCTTTATCTGTGTGCAGTTTGCGCACTTCCCGAAGTGCTGATCACGCAATATGCGATCCCGTTCTATTTCGGCGGCACCTCGCTGCTGATCGTGGTCTCGGTGACCATGGATACGGTGGCGCAAATCCAGGGCCATATGCTGGCGCATCAGTATGAAGGGCTGATCCGAAAATCCCGTCTGCGAGGCAGAAAATCTTGA
- the rpmD gene encoding 50S ribosomal protein L30 produces the protein MAEKKKTLRVTQTGSPIGRPKDQRATLVGLGLNKMHRTRELEDTPAVRGMIRKVHHLVRVED, from the coding sequence ATGGCAGAGAAGAAGAAGACTTTGCGAGTAACCCAGACCGGCAGCCCGATCGGCCGCCCGAAGGATCAGCGCGCGACGCTGGTCGGCCTGGGTCTCAACAAGATGCACCGGACGCGCGAGCTGGAAGACACGCCGGCTGTGCGCGGCATGATCCGCAAGGTGCACCATCTGGTGCGCGTCGAGGACTGA
- the rpsE gene encoding 30S ribosomal protein S5, whose translation MARENRRDDRRRGGGDDREENEFVEKLVSINRVAKVVKGGRRFGFAALVVVGDGKGRVGHGAGKAREVPEAIRKATEQAKRQMIRVPLREARTLHHDVKGRYGAGKVVLRAAPAGTGIIAGGPMRAIFESIGIHDIVAKSVGTSNPHNMVKATFDALTQIQSPRDVASRRSKKVGDIVGRRQDGGEARE comes from the coding sequence ATGGCTCGAGAGAACAGGCGGGATGACCGCCGCCGTGGCGGCGGGGACGACCGGGAAGAGAACGAGTTTGTCGAGAAACTCGTCAGCATCAACCGGGTCGCCAAGGTTGTGAAGGGCGGCCGGCGGTTCGGCTTCGCCGCACTCGTTGTGGTCGGCGACGGCAAGGGCCGGGTCGGGCACGGCGCCGGCAAGGCGCGCGAGGTGCCGGAAGCGATCCGCAAGGCGACGGAGCAGGCCAAGCGCCAGATGATCCGGGTGCCGCTGCGCGAGGCGCGCACGTTGCATCACGACGTCAAGGGCCGTTACGGCGCCGGCAAGGTCGTGCTCCGGGCGGCGCCGGCGGGAACGGGTATTATTGCGGGCGGCCCGATGCGGGCGATTTTCGAGAGCATCGGAATCCACGATATCGTCGCCAAGTCGGTCGGCACCTCGAACCCGCACAATATGGTCAAAGCGACCTTCGATGCGCTGACGCAGATCCAGTCTCCGCGCGATGTCGCGTCGCGCCGGAGCAAGAAGGTCGGCGATATCGTCGGGCGCCGCCAGGACGGCGGCGAAGCCCGCGAATAG
- the rplR gene encoding 50S ribosomal protein L18, giving the protein MASREKKLFARRRRRNRHAIRKKANGRPRLSVFRSGKHIYAQVIDDLTGETRASASTVEKDVRSTIGNGANIAAAEAIGRLVAERALKAKVDSVVFDRGGYIYHGRVKALAEAAREAGLRF; this is encoded by the coding sequence ATGGCAAGCAGAGAGAAAAAACTGTTTGCGCGCCGCAGGCGCCGCAACCGGCATGCAATCCGGAAGAAGGCGAATGGACGTCCGCGCCTGTCAGTCTTCCGCTCCGGCAAGCACATCTATGCCCAAGTCATCGACGATCTGACGGGAGAGACCAGGGCCTCGGCCTCGACCGTCGAGAAGGATGTCAGGAGCACGATCGGGAACGGCGCCAACATAGCGGCGGCCGAAGCCATCGGTCGGCTGGTGGCGGAGCGCGCATTGAAGGCCAAAGTCGACTCCGTGGTCTTCGATCGCGGCGGCTACATCTATCACGGCCGGGTCAAGGCGCTGGCGGAAGCCGCGCGCGAGGCCGGTCTCAGATTCTAG
- the rplF gene encoding 50S ribosomal protein L6, translated as MSRIGKEPVKIPSGVDVKIDGLLVTARGKLGEESFRLTDDVIVSQQDGALSVSPANDGKRARTMWGTTRSQLQNIVTGVSEGFTYNLDIQGVGYRAAVQGRTLNLQLGYSHDIDYPIPDGVSVSVERNVAIEAKGTNKAVIGQFCSEVRAFRPPEPYKGKGVRYRGEYVMRKEGKKK; from the coding sequence ATGTCGCGGATCGGCAAGGAACCGGTGAAGATTCCGAGCGGCGTCGACGTCAAGATCGACGGCCTGCTGGTGACCGCCAGGGGCAAGCTGGGTGAAGAGAGCTTCCGGCTGACCGACGACGTGATCGTCAGCCAGCAGGACGGCGCGCTGTCCGTGTCGCCGGCCAACGACGGCAAACGGGCGCGCACCATGTGGGGCACGACGCGCAGCCAGCTGCAGAACATCGTCACCGGCGTGTCGGAAGGTTTTACCTACAATCTGGACATCCAGGGCGTCGGCTATCGCGCCGCCGTACAGGGCAGGACCCTCAATCTGCAACTCGGCTACAGCCACGATATCGACTATCCGATCCCGGACGGCGTCAGTGTTTCGGTCGAGCGCAATGTGGCGATCGAGGCCAAGGGTACGAACAAGGCCGTGATCGGGCAGTTCTGCAGCGAAGTGCGCGCGTTCCGGCCGCCCGAACCTTACAAGGGCAAGGGCGTGCGCTACCGCGGCGAATATGTCATGCGCAAGGAAGGCAAAAAGAAATAG
- the rpsH gene encoding 30S ribosomal protein S8, with the protein MAMSDPLGDLLTRIRNGQRASKASVVCPHSTLKMNVLRVLKDEGYIRGYSEREVRKGIREIVIELKYHEGTPVIREIARISTPGRRVYSAIKDLNRDRGGLGTKILSTGRGVLSDNAAREANVGGEVLCRVF; encoded by the coding sequence ATGGCGATGAGCGATCCTCTCGGCGATCTGCTGACCCGTATCCGCAACGGTCAGCGCGCCTCCAAAGCCAGCGTCGTGTGTCCCCACTCGACGCTGAAGATGAATGTCCTGCGCGTGCTGAAGGACGAAGGCTATATCCGCGGCTACAGCGAACGCGAGGTCCGCAAGGGCATCAGGGAAATCGTCATTGAGTTGAAGTATCACGAGGGAACTCCGGTGATCCGCGAGATCGCACGGATCTCCACGCCCGGCCGGCGGGTCTACTCGGCAATCAAGGATTTGAACCGGGATCGCGGCGGATTGGGCACAAAGATCCTGTCCACCGGACGGGGCGTCTTGTCGGACAATGCCGCCCGCGAGGCCAATGTGGGCGGAGAGGTGCTCTGCCGGGTCTTCTGA
- the rpsN gene encoding 30S ribosomal protein S14 has product MAKKSAIEKNDKRRRLVAKFAGKRAALRAMAKDASLPPEERFKARLKLNELPKNGAATRVRNRCAVSGRPRGYYRKFGISRIALRELGSKGQLPGVVKSSW; this is encoded by the coding sequence ATGGCGAAAAAAAGCGCAATCGAAAAAAACGACAAACGGCGCCGGCTGGTGGCGAAGTTCGCGGGCAAACGCGCCGCGCTCAGGGCGATGGCCAAGGATGCCTCGCTGCCCCCGGAAGAACGCTTCAAGGCGCGGCTGAAGCTGAACGAATTGCCGAAGAACGGCGCGGCGACCCGCGTGCGCAATCGTTGCGCCGTAAGCGGCCGTCCGCGCGGCTACTACCGCAAGTTCGGCATCTCGCGCATCGCGCTCAGGGAGCTCGGCTCGAAGGGCCAGCTTCCGGGCGTCGTCAAATCGAGCTGGTAG
- the rplE gene encoding 50S ribosomal protein L5, which produces MSSPRLYEHYKSSVRDQLKQAFNYTNPNQIPRLEKIVLNMGVGEATQDRKKIDGAVDDMTRISGQKPLVTRATRSEAGFKLREGMTIGAKVTLRRIRMYEFLDRLVTIALPRVRDFRGLSPRSFDGRGNFAMGIREQLVFPEIDYDKTDTIRGMDIVLVTTAQTDEEALVLLKGFNLPFRAS; this is translated from the coding sequence ATGTCTTCGCCAAGACTGTACGAGCACTACAAGAGCTCGGTGCGGGACCAGTTGAAGCAAGCCTTCAACTACACCAACCCGAACCAGATTCCGCGTCTGGAGAAGATCGTTCTGAATATGGGCGTCGGCGAGGCGACCCAGGACCGGAAAAAGATCGACGGCGCCGTGGACGACATGACCCGGATCTCCGGCCAGAAGCCGCTGGTGACCCGCGCAACGCGATCCGAGGCTGGCTTCAAGTTGCGCGAGGGCATGACGATCGGCGCGAAAGTGACGCTGCGCCGGATACGGATGTACGAATTCCTTGACCGGCTTGTGACCATCGCCCTGCCGCGGGTGCGCGACTTCCGCGGTCTCAGCCCGAGAAGTTTCGACGGCCGGGGCAATTTCGCGATGGGCATCCGCGAACAGCTTGTGTTTCCGGAAATCGACTACGACAAGACCGACACGATCCGCGGCATGGACATTGTGCTGGTCACGACGGCGCAGACCGACGAAGAGGCGCTGGTACTGCTAAAGGGCTTCAACCTGCCCTTCCGCGCCAGCTAG
- the rplX gene encoding 50S ribosomal protein L24, translating to MAVKIRLKKGDRVVITAGKDKGKTGDITRVIKGSKPGDHRVVVGGANMVKRHTKPTQMNPGGIVEREAPIHISNVAMVDPKDSTATRVGYTFLEGGRKVRFAKRSGEIIDR from the coding sequence ATGGCTGTCAAGATCAGGCTGAAGAAGGGAGACCGGGTGGTCATCACCGCCGGCAAGGACAAGGGCAAGACCGGCGACATCACCAGGGTCATCAAGGGGAGCAAGCCGGGGGATCACCGCGTCGTCGTAGGCGGCGCAAACATGGTCAAGCGGCACACCAAGCCGACCCAGATGAATCCCGGCGGCATCGTCGAGCGCGAAGCGCCGATTCACATTTCGAATGTGGCGATGGTCGATCCGAAGGATTCCACGGCGACGCGGGTCGGCTACACCTTCCTGGAAGGCGGCCGGAAAGTGCGCTTTGCCAAGCGATCCGGCGAGATCATCGACCGGTAG
- the rplN gene encoding 50S ribosomal protein L14 encodes MIQMQSRLEVADNSGARKVQCIKVLGGSKRRSAGVGDVIVVSVKEAIPRGRVKKGDLHRAVIVRTAKEVRRDDGTAIRFDRNAAVLISKTGEPVGTRIFGPVTRELRGKGYMKIISLAPEVL; translated from the coding sequence ATGATCCAGATGCAATCCAGGCTGGAAGTCGCGGACAACAGCGGCGCGCGCAAGGTGCAGTGCATCAAGGTGCTCGGCGGCTCGAAGCGCAGGTCGGCTGGCGTTGGCGACGTCATCGTCGTGTCGGTCAAGGAAGCGATTCCGCGAGGCCGTGTGAAGAAGGGCGACCTGCATCGTGCCGTGATCGTACGAACCGCGAAGGAAGTACGCCGGGACGACGGCACGGCGATCCGGTTCGATCGCAACGCCGCCGTGCTCATCAGCAAGACTGGCGAGCCGGTCGGCACCCGTATCTTCGGTCCGGTAACGCGCGAACTGCGCGGCAAGGGCTATATGAAAATCATCTCGCTTGCCCCGGAAGTGCTTTAG
- the rpsQ gene encoding 30S ribosomal protein S17: MPKRILQGVVVSDAADKTVIVRVERRIMHPLYKKFIRRSKKFMAHDESNACKTGDRVSIQECRPYSKRKTWQVLAGDA, translated from the coding sequence ATGCCGAAACGCATACTCCAGGGCGTCGTAGTAAGCGACGCTGCGGACAAGACCGTGATCGTGCGGGTCGAGCGCCGGATCATGCATCCGCTCTACAAGAAGTTCATCCGCCGCTCGAAGAAATTCATGGCGCATGACGAAAGCAATGCCTGCAAGACGGGCGATCGCGTGTCGATCCAGGAATGCAGGCCTTATTCGAAACGCAAAACCTGGCAGGTTCTGGCCGGCGACGCCTGA
- the rpmC gene encoding 50S ribosomal protein L29 — protein MHAGDLRPKSMDQLNEQLEDLKKEQFNLRFQAASGQLENTVRAREVRRDIARVKTIMNEKRRAAGAAAGS, from the coding sequence ATGCACGCCGGCGATCTCCGCCCCAAGTCCATGGATCAGCTGAACGAGCAGCTGGAGGACCTGAAAAAGGAGCAGTTCAACCTGCGCTTTCAGGCGGCCAGCGGCCAGCTCGAAAACACCGTGCGGGCACGCGAAGTCCGGCGAGACATCGCGCGGGTCAAGACGATCATGAACGAAAAGCGGCGCGCGGCGGGCGCCGCCGCAGGGAGTTGA
- the rplP gene encoding 50S ribosomal protein L16: protein MLSPKRTRFRKQHKGRIHGFAKGGTQLNFGAYGLKATSPERVTSRQIEAARRTITRHMKRVGKLWIRIFPDLPVSQKPAEVRQGKGKGSPEYWAVRVHPGRIMFELDGVPEDVARRAFELASAKLPVSTRFVKRLEEE, encoded by the coding sequence ATGCTCAGCCCCAAACGGACTAGGTTCCGCAAGCAGCACAAGGGCCGCATTCACGGCTTTGCCAAAGGCGGCACGCAGCTGAATTTTGGCGCCTACGGCCTGAAGGCGACGTCTCCGGAGCGCGTCACGTCGCGCCAGATCGAGGCGGCACGCAGGACAATCACCCGCCATATGAAGCGTGTCGGCAAACTGTGGATCCGCATTTTCCCGGATCTGCCGGTCAGTCAGAAGCCGGCGGAAGTCCGCCAGGGAAAGGGCAAGGGATCGCCCGAATACTGGGCGGTGCGCGTCCATCCGGGCCGCATCATGTTCGAGCTCGATGGCGTGCCGGAAGATGTCGCGCGCCGGGCCTTCGAACTGGCTTCGGCCAAGCTTCCGGTCAGCACCCGGTTCGTCAAGCGGCTGGAAGAGGAGTAG
- the rpsC gene encoding 30S ribosomal protein S3 produces the protein MGQKVSPIGMRLGINRTWESRWYADGDYAELLEQDLALRDHLKRRLSSAAVSKIVIERPARKPRVTIHTARPGVVIGKKGADIENLRREVSRMTGDDVSLNIVEIRKPEIEAQLVAENVAQQLERRVAFRRAMKRSVQSAMRFGAAGIRIICGGRLGGAEIARAERYHEGRVPLHTLRADIDYGEATAQTTYGTCGVKVWVYKGDIMEHDPQAQERRALDLQTAGRN, from the coding sequence ATGGGTCAGAAAGTAAGCCCGATCGGCATGCGCCTGGGCATAAACCGGACGTGGGAATCGCGCTGGTATGCCGACGGCGACTATGCCGAACTGCTGGAGCAGGACCTGGCGCTCAGAGATCATCTCAAGCGCCGGCTGTCGAGTGCGGCTGTCTCGAAGATCGTGATTGAGCGCCCGGCGCGCAAGCCGCGTGTGACGATCCATACGGCGCGTCCCGGCGTCGTGATCGGCAAGAAAGGCGCCGACATCGAGAATCTGCGCCGGGAAGTCTCCCGGATGACGGGCGACGATGTCAGCCTGAACATCGTCGAAATCCGCAAACCGGAAATCGAAGCGCAACTCGTCGCCGAGAATGTGGCGCAGCAGCTTGAGCGGCGGGTCGCATTTCGCCGGGCGATGAAGCGTTCGGTGCAATCGGCGATGCGCTTCGGCGCCGCCGGTATCCGCATCATCTGCGGCGGCCGGCTGGGCGGCGCGGAAATCGCCCGCGCCGAGCGCTACCACGAGGGCCGGGTGCCCCTGCACACGCTGCGTGCGGACATCGACTATGGCGAAGCCACGGCCCAGACGACCTACGGCACCTGCGGCGTCAAGGTGTGGGTCTACAAGGGCGATATCATGGAACACGATCCGCAGGCCCAGGAACGCCGCGCCCTGGACCTGCAGACCGCGGGCCGAAACTAG
- the rplV gene encoding 50S ribosomal protein L22, protein MGKAKAERRLEDNQAKAVATRLRVSPQKLNLVAALIRGKKAEKAVTDLAFSRRRIAGDVKKVLESAIANAENNHGLDVDQLWVKEAFVGKGLVMKRWKARARGRVGRVKKPFSKLTVIVEEREEA, encoded by the coding sequence ATGGGTAAAGCCAAGGCCGAACGGCGGCTCGAAGACAACCAGGCCAAGGCTGTGGCGACGCGGTTGCGCGTCAGCCCGCAGAAGCTGAACCTGGTCGCCGCCCTGATCCGGGGCAAGAAAGCCGAGAAGGCGGTCACCGATCTTGCCTTCTCGCGCCGGCGGATCGCAGGCGACGTCAAGAAGGTGCTGGAATCGGCAATTGCCAATGCCGAGAACAACCACGGCCTCGATGTCGACCAGCTGTGGGTCAAGGAGGCCTTTGTCGGCAAGGGCCTGGTCATGAAGCGCTGGAAGGCGCGGGCGCGCGGCCGCGTCGGACGGGTGAAGAAGCCGTTTTCGAAGTTGACCGTGATCGTCGAAGAGCGCGAGGAGGCCTGA
- the rpsS gene encoding 30S ribosomal protein S19: MTRSVWKGPFVDGYLLKKAEKSRESGRNEVIRTWSRRSTILPQFVGLTFGVHNGHKFIPVLVTENMIGHKFGEFAPTRTYYGHAADKKARRG; the protein is encoded by the coding sequence GTGACGCGTTCAGTCTGGAAAGGGCCGTTCGTCGACGGCTACCTGCTGAAGAAGGCGGAGAAATCGCGCGAATCCGGTCGCAACGAGGTCATCCGGACCTGGTCGCGCCGGTCGACGATCCTGCCGCAGTTCGTTGGCCTGACCTTCGGCGTGCACAACGGCCACAAGTTCATTCCGGTGCTCGTCACCGAAAACATGATCGGCCACAAGTTCGGCGAGTTTGCGCCGACCCGGACCTATTACGGACACGCTGCCGACAAGAAGGCGCGCAGGGGGTAG